A single window of Pungitius pungitius chromosome 20, fPunPun2.1, whole genome shotgun sequence DNA harbors:
- the rpf2 gene encoding ribosome production factor 2 homolog, translated as MTKFDGIVKPKTKRAKRFLEGRAPKLTEDVKTAMIMKGGNSSLTVTQALKDIYALKKPNAVLFKKKNITRPFEDSTSLEFFSKKSDCSLFLFGSHSKKRPNNLIFGRLFDFHVLDMMELGIEKYISLSDIKSSKCPEGTKPMLVFAGDAFDTNNEYRRLKSLFIDFFRGPAVSAVRLAGLEHVLHFTALEGKIYMRSYRSLLKKSGCRTPRIELEEIGPSFDLVLRRTHLASDDLFKFSHRRPKALKVRKKKNISRDSFGTKFGRVHMQKQDLSKLQTRKMKGLRKRRGAAGAEDKDVQVPKVAKVEG; from the exons ATGACGAAGTTTGACGGTATAGT AAAACCCAAGACAAAGCGCGCCAAGCGCTTCTTGGAGGGCAGAGCGCCCAAGCTGACGGAGGATGTGAAGACCGCCATGATCATGAAAGGGGGGAACTCCAGTCTGACCGTCACCCAGGCCCTCAAGGACATA TATGCCCTGAAGAAGCCCAATGCTGTGCTGTTCAAGAA GAAGAACATAACGCGTCCGTTTGAAGACTCAACGTCACTG GAATTCTTCTCCAAGAAGTCCGACTGCTCCCTGTTTCTGTTCGGCTCCCACAGCAAGAAACGGCCCAACAACCTCATATTTG GGCGTCTGTTTGATTTTCACGTGCTGGATATGATGGAGCTGGGGATTGAGAAATACATCTCACTGAGTGATATCAAG AGTAGCAAATGTCCCGAAGGGACGAAGCCCATGCTGGTGTTTGCGGGGGACGCTTTTGACACCAACAACGAGTACAGGCGTCTGAAGAGTCTGTTCATAG ACTTCTTCAGGGGGCCCGCCGTGTCCGCGGTGCGTCTGGCGGGTTTAGAGCACGTTCTGCACTTCACGGCCCTGGAGGGGAAAATTTACATGCGCAGCTACAG ATCTCTTTTGAAGAAGTCCGGCTGCCGCACGCCGCGCATCGAGCTTGAGGAGATCGGGCCGTCGTTTGACTTGGTCTTGAGGAGAACACATCTGGCCTCAGACGACCTGTTCAAGTTTTCTCACAGACGGCCCAAAGCTCTGAAG gtcaggaagaagaagaacatttCCCGCGACTCCTTCGGCACCAAGTTTGGTCGGGTGCACATGCAGAAGCAGGATCTGTCCAAGCTGCAGACGCGCAAGATGAAGggcctgaggaagaggaggggagcagCAGGTGCCGAAGACAAGGACGTGCAGGTGCCCAAGGTGGCCAAAGTAGAGGGCTGA
- the amd1 gene encoding S-adenosylmethionine decarboxylase proenzyme — MMEDNGAHFFEGTEKLLEVWFSRQDETKGTGDLRTIPRFEWDKLLETVHCLIISVTKSDKQEAYILSESSMFVSKRRFILKTCGTTLLLQALVPLLELAREYCGFDAIENFFYSRKNFMKPTHQEFPHRNFQEEVDFLSQIFPNGAAYCMGRLNSDCWYLFTLDLPEYWENKHADQTLEVLMSDLDPAIMDQFYMKDGVSASDVTRMSGIRDLIPGSVIDATMFNPCGYSMNGMKTDGTYWTIHITPEPEFSYVSFETNLSQTSYDDLVSKVVEVFKPGKFVTTLFVNQSSKCRSIFSPAQKVDGYKRLDRQLAQFNEYNFVFTSYAKSRQQNQQS; from the exons ATGATGGAAGATAACGGTGCACATTTCTTCGAGGGGACTGAAAAGCTGTTGGAGGTGTGGTTCTCTCGGCAGGATGAGACCAAAGGAACCGGGGACCTCCGTACCATCCCAAG GTTTGAGTGGGACAAACTTCTGGAGACTGTGCATTGTTTGATCATAAGTGTGACAAAGTCTGACAAGCAGGAAGCTTATATACTCAG TGAGAGTAGCATGTTTGTCTCCAAGAGACGTTTCATTTTGAAGACGTGCGGAACCACCCTCTTACTGCAAGCACTGGTGCCTCTGCTGGAACTCGCCAGGGAGTACTGCGGTTTTGATGCCATCGAG aatTTCTTCTACTCCCGCAAGAACTTTATGAAGCCCACCCATCAAGAGTTCCCTCATCGAAACTTCCAGGAGGAAGTGGACTTTCTCAGCCAGATTTTCCCAA ATGGTGCAGCCTACTGTATGGGACGTTTGAACTCTGACTGCTG GTACCTGTTTACCCTGGACTTACCAGAGTACTGGGAGAACAAGCATGCGGATCAGACGCTGGAAGTTCTGATGAGCGACCTCGATCCAGCCATTATGGACCAGTTCTATATGAAAGATGGTGTTTCTGCAAGTGATGTCACTCGT ATGAGTGGAATTCGTGACCTGATACCAGGTTCTGTGATCGATGCCACAATGTTCAACCCATGTGGCTACTCAATGAATGGAATGAAGACCGAC GGAACTTACTGGACCATCCACATCACACCGGAACCGGAGTTCTCCTACGTCAGCTTCGAAACCAACCTCTCCCAGACGTCGTACGACGACCTGGTCAGCAAGGTGGTCGAGGTTTTCAAGCCGGGAAAGTTTGTGACCACGCTTTTTGTCAATCAG AGCTCAAAATGTCGCAGCATCTTTTCTCCTGCCCAGAAGGTGGACGGCTACAAGCGTCTGGATCGCCAGCTCGCTCAATTTAACGAGTATAATTTCGTCTTCACAAGCTACGCCAAGAGCCGCCAGCAGAACCAGCAGAGCTGA